From Mustelus asterias unplaced genomic scaffold, sMusAst1.hap1.1 HAP1_SCAFFOLD_210, whole genome shotgun sequence:
GTCTGTAGAAGGTGAGAATCATGAGTGGATTTTAggactgaagagaggtagaaatgtcaCGGCTGTTATATTGTTGGAGagggtggagcaaaatagaaggtcagtgAAAGTAGATCAGGAGAGATTTAACAAatatgtcatggacacaagacaacgGAAGTGCTAAtggtagtgttaaagactaaggCAGTCTTAATAGTGGCGTAAAGGTCAGTTTGCAGACTGTGTTCATCAACGAATAAAGGTTAATGTTCTCTCAAAGCAAAACATGCAAAGACGTTAGAGACTGGTGCTTGggcggggaggtagtggagggaAGGAGGAGCTTGAAAAAGTATATATCAAAATGGATTTCCGCTAGGACAAGAGGTATGgccttccttgggtaaggagaccaaaattgcacacactactctaggtGAGGATTTACCATTGCACTGTAAAATTGTAGTAAGACGTTTTTACTTAAATCCGTATGCACTTAGGAAATATGAGTATGATCAAACAAGTAGCATGGTATTACAAAAGCAAAATTGTGCTTGATAAGGTTCTTTGGGTTTTTTGAGGCTGTGACTCATCGGGTAGATGAAGGGCGACCAGTGGGTGTTGTGTACTTGGATTTCAAAAAGACATGAGACAAAAGGCATGCTGAAGGTCCACCGTCAATAACTCCAGGAGCCTAGTGCACCAAACTGGGATGGCACTGTGCTCTGAGCACGCTCAGTGAGGTTGGTGGAGGTGGACTGAGGAGGAACAGGTGGCTCAGATAGTAGGAGGAGATTTTGGTGCAGGGGAGGAATTGGAGCTGTGGGTCGGCTGGGAAGCTTCAGAAACACGTGATGTATGGAACTTGCAATAAGAATATCAAATTCCTGAGTTTACAGCGCTGGGGCTTTATGgggacaggcccaggttaacagtTACCATCCTAGTTTGATGACTGGCAGAGCGCATGCACAACTTTCTTGGTGTGGGAGTAGAGAGTGGGTGGGACTTCATGGTCCCAGTGATCGGAGAGATAATTATTCACTCATTGATTTTATTCTCATTCTTCACTCAGCAGctggagaattgaacccaggcagaATAAAGGAAAGGAGAAAACTGGGAGGAGAAAGGAAATGATGGAGATTGCACTGAAATCCAGTGAATCACATTGGGAGGAGGGACAGTTTGTGGAATGTGATTTACTTTGTGAGTTGTGTCAGCAACTTggagaacaagagaggaaaaaatattCCAAAGAAAGTAGAGTTGTCAGTTTTGCATTTATGCCTGCACTTTCAGTGAATCATTTGTGTAATCTCCTTTTACAgggcattcacactggagaattTTCAGACAGGAAatccaaaccaaacatcacattgagatctgacagagtcactcgattcatcaggacctgaatatcttcGGCCTTTGAATATGGAtggagaaatgtttttctgttctatctgtgggaaaagatttcaaacatcagtgtgactggaaaagcaccgacacagacacacccgagtgagagtgttccagtgaactgactgtgaaaagagctttaaccagttacacagcctgaaaaaaaatcacaccattcacagcgaggagaaacgatacatgtgttctgtgtgtggatgaggcctcagctgatcatccaacctggagagacaccagggcaccatggagaaaccgtggaaatgtggggactgtgggaaggggttTAGTTGTCCATCCCACctagaaactcatcgacgcagtcacactggggagaggccgttcatctgctccaactgtgggaagggattcactcagccatCCAGCCTTGTgtcacaccaacgaattcacactgaggagaaacctttcAAATGCTTTGACTGTGGGAAAAGCTTTAGGAGCTCTGGGTGTTTAATTCAACATCAGGGacttcacacaggagagagaccgttcatctgctccatgtgtgggaagagatttgcgTCTTCATCGCAACATTCAAAACACCTCCGAGTGCACACGGGGGaaagaccgttcacctgttctgaatgtgggaagagattcaggtgTTCATCCAACTTCACTGAACATCTCCGTGTGCACacaggagagagaccattcacatgctctgagtgtgggaagggattcacttgttcatcccaccttGCTGAACACAATCgtgttcacagtggagagaaaccatttgtcTGTTCcacgtgtgggaaaggattcactacgtCATCCCAGCatctgacacaccagcaggttcacactggggagagaccgttcagctgctccacgtgtgggaagaaatttagtcgttcatccaccctgcagagacaccagcgggttcacactggggagagaccgttctcctgctccgagtgtgggaagggactcactcagtcatcccacctgctgagacatcagcaaattcacaagtaattacaggggttggattctgctgttagtcaccagtaagagacactctaactaccggcccttgacattcaatggtgttaccatcactgatttcctcactgtcaacatccttggggttaccattgaccagaaactcgccacataaacacaatgactacaagagcaggtcagaagcgagtaactcacctcctgactccccaaagcctgtccaccatctacaagtcaggagtgtgatggaatgctccccacttgcctgtatgggtgcagctccaacaacactcaagaagctcgacaccatccaggacaaagcagcccgcttgattggcaccacatctaccaacatccactctctccaccactgacactcagtagcagcagtgtgtactatctacaagatgcactgcagcaattcaccaaagatccttcgacagcaccttcaaaacccacgactacttccatctagaaggacaagggcagcagatgcatgggaacacccccacctgcaagttcccctcccagtcactcaccatcctgacttggaaatataatcgccgttccttcgcagtcactgggtcaaaaccgtggaattccctccataacggcattgtgggtcaacccacaataggtggattggctatgctaaatcaccccttagtgtcagggggattagcagggttatgggaatagggcctgggtgggattgttgttggaacagacacgatgggccgaatggccgccttctgtattgtaggaattctatgattctatgaatccatagCATGTGGactacagtgattcaagaaggcagcgcagctccaccttctcaaggcaaatacgaattgggcaataaatgctgcccagccagtgatgcccatgtgccacgaatgaattttaaaaatcagacccAGGACTGAACTATGTTCAATCTGACTGAATTCTGAGTTTCTGAACATTGGGTTTGGTGTCCAATGAATCACTTTTGTTTCCATCATTTTATCCCAACTCCTTGATTTCTCCAAGATGAGAGGAGACTAATTCATTTCCTGTTACTGGGATAGAAAGCTGACAAATCCCCTGGATCATACGGTCTGCATTCCAGGATCTGGGAAGAGGTGACTGCACTGATACTCGAAGCACTGCcagtgattttccaaaattctctagattctgcAGTGGTACCAATGGATTGGAAAGTGGAAAATGTAATCCCAATAATAAAAGCAGGAGAAAGGAAACAGGGGATGACAGGCtatttagcctgacatcagtcatcagGAAAATATTGGAATCTATCATGAAGGAAGTGGTAAAAATACAATTAGAAAAGTAGAACATGATTGGACAAAGTCAATATTGGTTTATGAAAGAATTTGACAAATCCAGTAGGATttgttgaggatgtaactaacaggttagataaaggggaaccagagaaTATTGTATGATTGAATTTCTAAAAGCTATTTGATAGGGTGCCAAACACAAGGTTGTTGCACAGGATAAGGGCTCAGGTCACTGGGGGTGAAATATTAGCATTGGTAAAGGAGTTGTTAAAGGACAAAGAGAAGGGATTGATGTGTCATTTTCAGGTCGGCAGGCTCTTATTATGGGGACAGCACAAGAagcaggacaggagtttattaacAATCCATATTCATGACTTATTTCAAGAGACCAAGTCCAATGTGTTGAAGTTTCCCGATGGGAGACTGTCTCAGGGCAAACAACATCAAGGTGGTCAATACAAATGACACACGGACCCCGTAAAATATATCCTCACAATCTTCTGCACTGCGGACCATCTCTCTGGAGAAAACACTGTGGTGACCGGCATGTGTGGAGGCAGCACTGAAATTTGGTTCAGTTTCAAGGACCATCATCACCAAACTCTCAACATCCGAGGTATCGAGAGGAAGATCAGAAGTGGAGCGGTGGCAGAGCAAGACCAGAGGTGGAGCAGCAGCAGAGGAAGACCAGAGGTAGATTGGCTGCAGagttcaccccccgcccccaccccacgccACGAGCACTATAAAACAACATCATAAACTGCCAGTTCTACGGATGTCCATGTTGATCCCACGTCTGTCAGTAGAAGATCCACAGAAAACAATAAAATCATTGACAGCTTCGACACACTCAAACCAGGAGGAGTCTACCCCAACATTCTCCCTGTTCTCTGAATGGGGTAACTATACACTGTAGTTAATAAAGTCAGTAAAAGACAATCTGTTGTTGGGAGTTTGATTATCTGGTGTCTGAAACCACAAGattcaatatttagagtcaacaagatgaacaaggaaacacatcagGGCCCAATACTCCAGCTGGATATTCACAAGAGAAAGTCTGTTATCTAACACCTCGagtggacagaacagagaaagatcccaacTGAAAGAAATCCTCCAACTATTTGTGAATATCTTTCAAATGCTGACAGGTTTCAATTCACAGCTTCCATTATGCTGAATCAATGGGAGGTGAGAGAGCGGTTATCCTGGAACTATTAAAAAAACTAACTAGAGTACTCAGCATCTCAAAGGGACTGCAGAGTATTTCAAACTGTGTAGTCATGCTATAGTTCACGACCTTGATTTGCAGAGATAGAATTCGGACTGGATATTTTGGAATGTTGTAGAGACATTGATCTAACAATCGTGAAATAACAGCTCATGAGGAGACACATCATGTCAATGCCAGCTTATTTTCAAAGAATTATGCAATTAGTCCCAATATTGTTCCCCTTCATAAAAACACGCATATTTCTCCTTTCAATTCTCTTTTTGAAAAATCTGAGTTAACAAAAAACAATATCGGAAGAGTTGCAGAAGCCTCTGCAGTATTCatggacatttttaaaattaacaagttTCTTGACCCAATAACATGAACAGTCAGGTGGGAATTTTCTCCCAAAAATTTTGGAAGAAAAACTATTCAATTATGCAGTTGATTTCATAGCATttcaaggatcatagaatcctacagagcagaagaagcccattcagcccatcgagtctgcactgaccacaatcccgcactgaccacaatcccacccagaccctatccccgtaaccccatgcatttaccctagctagttcccctggcaatttttagcatagccaatccacctaacccgcacatctttggattgtggaaggaaacccatgcagatacggggagaatgtacagactccacacagatcgtgacccaagccgggaatcgaacccggttccctggtgctgtgagacagcagtgctagccaccctgccgcccctcaATGTTGGTCTTGGAAACAGGGCAATGCTGACCCAGCAGAATGTCAGTTCTGGAATGTAAGTGGTCAGTTACCCTATTGACAGCAGCACAGTCAcaccagaaagagaccattcaggtaCATTATGTGTGCAAATGGATTTATTCAGTTTCCCCTCCTATTAACATACAAGCTTTAAAAGTTCGAAGGAATTGATCAACCATGAGTTCATTCTTATTGtcaagtccgtgtgtgtgtgtgtggagagggggtggatggTAAATCAATCAGTTTGTTACACCAGCTGACAGTCCAAGGAGTTCAtcttgatgtgcgggttaggttgattgaccaagttaaaaattgccccttagaatcctgagatgcgtaggttagagggattagcgggtaaaatatgtgggggtagggcctgggtgggattgtggtcggtgcagactcgatgggccgaatggcctccttctgcactgtagggtttctatgatttctatgatcttcagGTGTGGACGTTTGTTCCGCGATTAATTAAACTCAGGACAGAACTGTGGTGCCTGTTGACATTAGCTGCTGTATTATTTTCATTTTATACCTTGGTGCTTTGGCTTCAGTTGTAATTGAATCACAaaacataatttttttaaagcaATAACATACCTCAATGGTGGCTATCTTACCCAGCATTCACAGTGAATCAGAATATGATCTATCCTTACAACAGACTTTGCGCATGCGTACTGTAGATCcaaagtgcatgcgcagtggatgTTGCTCCCGCAGTAGCAGGAGGGCGGTTATATCGGCTCCGGGTTTCCAGGGAAACGGCTTATTCTGGAGGGTAATGCAggcggcggggtgggtggggaggcttCATAAGCACCCAGTGGAGACAGGAGAACCCGAATAATAACTGCTCAGTGCCGCGTTCCTACCATTCGGGGCCGCGACCGCAGATGCCGAGTTGGAGGCCCCGAGTTGATGGAGGCCATCTTTCTCGGGGCGATGGGCAATAGTGCGCATGCGCGCTGCTCCCtgtcagcaggaggagagaatgttgtgaatttctctcCTGGACTGACAGGGATggactttggaaactccttttacagggagttagaaggggaggatttacacacagaaaactcaacccaagagaaatgtttctcACTTAATTTCTATTCTTGACTGACAGTGATGATCTTTTTTTTTACAGGAAATTTGATGACAAAATTTGAAGGGAAACTCAAACCAGACATCAGATCAAAACCTGACAGAGTCACTCCATTCATCAGATCCTGATTGTAAATGTGTCTGTAGAAAAAGATTCAAACATCTGTGTGGCTGGACACAGGGAACAATAATgtcatggaaggatttgcaaaaaAAGATGCAATGTTTTAAATTGAGTTGTTTAACCGGGagcctgtgtgggtcagtgttttaaagtttatttattagtatcacaagtaggcttagcctacattaacactgcaagttgctgtaaaattcctctagttgtcacactccggcacttgttcgggtcaatgcacctaaccagcaagcctttctgactgtgggaggaaacccatgcagacatggggagaacgtgcagactccacacacacagtcacccaagccatgaattgaacccactgtgaggcagcagtgctaaccactgcagccCCATGGTGAGGACATGGTGataggtgagtgtgtgggacttgaTGCAGAGGATAGGGGTTTATATACACCAAAGTTTTTCATGGGTTAAATGAGGGACGCTGACAGTCAAGTCTAAAGAAAATAAAGGAATGAATGAAAGTTCTAGAAACCTCAGCTGAGACAGGGATTTAGCGAAACTCAAGTTGGTAATGAATAGATGAGGCTGTCCGGTCAAGTCAAGAGGGAATGCATGAAATTTTCAGAAACAATactaatattctgatgcagcgaatggtaatgacctgaaactctatgttctaaaaaactcaatcaaatttgtgagacatgattttccactcacaaagccatgctgtccctaatcagtccttgcgtctctaaatgcctgtagatcctgtctctcaaaatacctttgagcaacttacccactacagatgtgaggctcacccaccggcctgtaattcccaggcttttccctgcagcccttcttaaacaaaggcacaacatttgccaccctccaatcttcaggcacctcacctgtgactatcgatgattcaaatatctctgctaatggacccacaatttcctccctagccttccaaaatgtcctgggatacactccatcaggtcccagggaattATCTCCCTTGATGaactttcagacttccagcaccaccttctctgttatatgtacactcctcaagacatcactattcatttccccaagttccctaacatccatgcttttctcaccaACGGatttctcaaaggattgtgaatgaagtccagtccattgcgcaaacctgcctcccatccattgactctgtgtacacatccggctgcctcggaaaagcagccagcataatcaaccctcgcaccccggacattctctcttccacctatttCCTTTGGGaaatgaaacaaaagtctgagctcacgtaccaaccaactcaagaatagcttcttccctgttgccatcagtcttttgattggacctaccccgcacaaagttgatctttctgtccaccttagctatgactgtaacactaagaacataagaaataggagcaggagtaggccatctggcccttcgagcctgccccgccattcaacaagatcatggctgatctgaagcgaatcagttccacttacccgcctgctccccataacccctaattcccttatcgatcagaaaactatctacccgtgatttaaacatattcaacgaggaagcctccaccacttcaatgggcagaaaattccagagattcactacatcctgcactctctcctttccttctctatgaactgtatgccttGTCttgatagtgtgcaagaaacaatttttttcactgtatactagtacatgtgacaataataaatctaatcaaatgcATCCTCTGATCTTGTGGAAGGgtggggaagaaattgcagaggctcttgcagagatatttgcttcatccctttccactggtgaagttctggaagactagagtgtggctcatgttgttccattgtttaagaagggttgcaaagcgaagcctggtaattacaggccggtgagcctgataacagtggcgggtaagttactggagaggattctgacCAACCTTTGGATAGTCAAGGTCTGGTGAGGGAGagttgtcagagatcctgggtaccagcaactttaggcattcttagtcgacttgagtacaaacagcactggacacCACGCATAATCCAATGTGGggcctttaatgacttgtgcacaaggagaaaccctgtgcagctgtcccgcaagtggttctgatgttacagaaaaataacttggcaataatagtcaattacagcaaatcagaaaccagGAATGTTTCCAATCCTTCATTGATggacatatttgccaattaaatcctcgCTTTTTGCCCTTTCgcattcgatgaaaaattgacttctgctaatcctttatttgcatagcatatccccatatctcgcctttggtatttgttatggagaaatctggccttgctcaccctctggtgaaggccgaaaagcagaatgttctggGGCCTACGTAGGTGAAGATTATcctgttcatgctgaaatagcagacactgactcctttgaaggtctgcaagccgataaacattttcactcgctgttgaagagaaggcaggaaactttAATCTGAGCATTTCCACATAGTCAGCACTGCTTCGTGCATGTGTTAGAGTGGGCCAAGGCTGAGGCAGCTGTCCTATATATatttatagagagagaatagactaacatttcgagtctggatgaccctttgtcagagctctgatgaagggtcatccagactttaaatgttggctccattctctctccacagatgctgtcagacctgctgacattttccagcattttctgtttttgtttcagattccagcatccgcaacattttgcttttatctgtattTATATATCCAAATGTGCTATGTGAACAAAATGGACCGTTACTAACCGAAATATAAAGCATCATGTGATTTAGctgacttgaccatattcctatagttattcagtcattaaagacacagtcatggagcattaaacttgccgagcaggGCCCCTTGTAtcaacacacaggcagctgctttgtgagactgccagcagtacagacaagtcagagataagaatgtcctgagaagagagattcattgtgaaggctcagggacggttgataagatgtaggaattctatgagtctGATGAACATTCTAATTctaatggtaactagtggcgtgccacagggatcggtactggggcctcaactatttaacatttatatagatgatctggaggaggggactgagtgcagggtaacaaagtttgcagacgacacaaagataagtggaaaagtgaatcgtgtggagggcgtagaaggtctgcagagagatttggacaggctgagtgagtgggcaaggatctggcagatggagtataacgttaacagatgtgaggttattcactttggaagaaataatagcaaattggattattatctaaatggaaagaaattacaacatgctgctgtgcagagggacctgggggtccttgtgcatgagacgcaaaaacccagtctgcaggtgcaactggtgatcaagaagacaaatgggatgttggcctatatcgcaagggggatagaatataaaaccagaggtcatagaagtcatagaaaccctacagtacagaaagaggccattcggcccatcgagtctgcaccgaccacaatcccacccagaccctacccccatatccctacatattttacccgctaatccctctaatctacgcatcccaggacactaaggggcaattttagcatggccaatcaacctaacccgcacatctttggactgtgggaggaaaccggagcaaacccacgcagacacgaggagaatgtgcaaactccacacagacagtgacccaagccgggaatcgaacccaggtccctggagctgtgaagcagcagtgctaaccactgtgctaccgtgccacccagagatgtcttgctgcatctgtacagggcattggtgaggccgcagctggaatactgtgtgcagtattggtccccttatttgcggaaggatatattggccttggagggagtgcagagaaggttcaccaggttgataccagagatgaggggtgttgattataaggagagactgagcagattgggtttgtactcgttggaatttagaaggctgaggggggatctgatagagacttataagataatgaaggggctggatagggtagaggtggagagattctttccacttagaaaggaaactggaactagagggcacagcctcaaaataaaggggggtcagttcaggacagagttgaggaggaacttcttctctcagagggtggtgaatctctggaattctctgcccactgaagtggtggaggctacctcgttgaatatgtttaaatcatggatagatggattcctgatcggtaagggaattaggggttatggggatcaggcgggtaagtggaactgatccacttcagatcagccatgatcttattgaatggcagggcaggctcgaggggctagatggtctactcctgttcctatttcttacgttcttatgttctttcctctctcattccccgaaagctgtgaatctccatcccacacactctccctccattctcactctgctgtatctaatattcacccgcccaattctcctgaaggtgctgattgaggctgattggcagatccatgctcactgcttcctgtccaccacacacaaatcataagaaacaggagctgcagttggccattcagcccatcgaactgcctcaaccattcattgagaattggctgatctaccgcagaatcatttcccacgctatcccccagatagagagagaatagacccaatgtttcgagtctggagagaggaaagaatgttccatagaaactagaatttctatcctgcactgacactgatgatctctgtaaacttgttttccaggatattgaaagaggaatcacaggccgaaatctcaaacgtcacatctcGATATGACAGAACAGTCTTCAACTGAAGAGAGAGGCAAgcacacctgcaccatggagaaaccatggaaatgtgcggactgtgggaagagatacagagtcccatctctgctggaagctcatcggcgcagccacactggggagagaccattcacctgctctcaatgtgggaagggattcattcgggtatccaacctgcagagacaccagcgagttcacactggggagagaccgttcacctgctctcagtgtgagaaggggttcactGATATTTCCaccctgcggaaacaccagcgagttcacactggggagaggccgttcacctgctctcagtgtgggaaagggttCAGTcaatcatcccacctgcagagacaccagcaagttcacactggggagagaccattcacctgctctcagtgtgggaagggattcactgatttattcaccctgcggagacaccagcgagttcacactggggagagactgttcaccagactgttcacctgctctcagtgtgagaagggattcagtcagttatccaacctgcggatacaccagcgagttcacactggggagagaccattcacctgctctcagtgcgggaaggggttcagtcgattatccaccctgtggatacaccagcgagttcacactggagagagaccatttacctgctctcagtgtgggaagggtttcagtcagttatccaacctgcagacacaccagcgagttcacactggggagaggccgttcacctgctctcagtgtgggaagggattcagagtttcatcccagctgctgaaacaccagcgagttcatgagtgattccaggggttggattctgctgttattgtttctgctctcaattacatccaggactgcattttgttcattctcacagttggtcaatggggagggtcggagggtttctttctgctggactggccggtctcatgactttgcctccagtgggatgATGCTCTATGAAtcttgttgcaaatacctggtttcaaatttcacacggatcacagagtgacagggtgtgaggaagttcaaagATAATTAGTAaggatttctgtttgaaaccccccaaatgcccatccaatttcctttgtaatttttttgtctccagttcctccaccctcgtaggcagcgagttccagctcattaccattcgctgcatcaaaatattcttcctcacatccccccctgcatctctgatccaaaaccataaatctgtgaccccctcgtccttgtcccgtcagctaatgggaacagctttttttTGTCCagcttatctaaacctgtcagaatcttgtccacctctatcaaatctcccctcaacctcattttctccaagaggaacaaccccagcctgacattgacaataaaggacaaacaaacagaaatacctgaaatcaaatgggaatgtttaatttctgttttaaagaaatcatgaatatattgtcccgtacaataaagggatttgaataactcagcttgggtgcagttgaatgaaatgtaCCAATCTCGTATCCACCCACAGTCTAGAAGAagtgtggaatgtgtagctggaaatccctccctaacagcactgtgggtgtacttacacctcaggcattgtaacagttcaggaaggcagtgttggcgctgatcgtggccgaagcagctacatacagccacatattctgttataactgaaggactgcagattaaatgtgaggcattatgggact
This genomic window contains:
- the LOC144485685 gene encoding uncharacterized protein LOC144485685, whose translation is MEKPWKCGDCGKGFSCPSHLETHRRSHTGERPFICSNCGKGFTQPSSLVSHQRIHTEEKPFKCFDCGKSFRSSGCLIQHQGLHTGERPFICSMCGKRFASSSQHSKHLRVHTGERPFTCSECGKRFRCSSNFTEHLRVHTGERPFTCSECGKGFTCSSHLAEHNRVHSGEKPFVCSTCGKGFTTSSQHLTHQQVHTGERPFSCSTCGKKFSRSSTLQRHQRVHTGERPFSCSECGKGLTQSSHLLRHQQIHK